A section of the Desulfobulbaceae bacterium genome encodes:
- a CDS encoding NAD-dependent epimerase/dehydratase family protein — translation MNWLITGGCGFLGTSLIKRLVMEGGHRIRVVDNLSVGTCDDLAAVCEFTEINSESLGDKSSAMVELIVGDILDEQLALAAAKGMDIIVHFAANTGVGPSVEDPRMDCVTNVIGTFNYLEAARHNKVSRFIFASSGAPAGEVKPPIHEELPPHPVSPYGASKLAGEGYCSAFYRTFGIKTIALRFGNVYGPLSKHKNSVVAKFFKQALNGEPLEIYGDGSQTRDFIYIDDLIQAVLLSAQVDIGGEAFQIATHKETTVGEIAKSIKKLVETRTGKEVAISFGETRLGDVKRNYSDISKARRMLKFEPAFDLEKGLQETLLYYNASVDPR, via the coding sequence ATGAATTGGCTAATCACAGGCGGCTGCGGGTTTCTAGGCACCAGTCTAATCAAGCGACTTGTGATGGAAGGCGGCCATCGTATCCGCGTCGTTGACAATCTTTCCGTTGGCACATGTGATGACTTGGCTGCTGTTTGCGAATTTACTGAAATCAACTCAGAATCCCTTGGGGATAAGTCTTCTGCTATGGTCGAACTTATTGTCGGCGACATTCTGGACGAGCAACTTGCCTTGGCAGCTGCTAAGGGCATGGACATTATCGTTCATTTTGCCGCCAATACCGGCGTAGGTCCCTCTGTTGAAGATCCCCGCATGGATTGTGTGACCAATGTGATCGGCACTTTCAATTACCTTGAGGCTGCACGGCACAATAAGGTGTCACGGTTTATTTTTGCCTCCAGCGGAGCCCCTGCAGGCGAGGTGAAGCCGCCTATCCATGAGGAGTTGCCGCCACATCCTGTCTCGCCATACGGCGCCAGCAAGCTGGCTGGCGAGGGATACTGCTCGGCCTTTTACCGGACTTTCGGGATCAAGACCATTGCACTTCGATTCGGGAATGTTTATGGGCCGCTTTCCAAGCACAAGAACAGCGTTGTTGCCAAGTTTTTTAAACAGGCATTGAACGGGGAACCGCTTGAGATCTACGGCGACGGGAGTCAGACAAGAGATTTTATCTACATTGACGATTTGATCCAGGCGGTACTCCTTTCGGCTCAGGTAGATATCGGAGGAGAGGCCTTCCAGATTGCGACCCATAAAGAGACGACGGTCGGTGAAATAGCGAAAAGCATAAAAAAACTCGTCGAAACCAGAACTGGCAAAGAAGTTGCGATATCGTTTGGCGAAACACGACTTGGAGACGTGAAAAGAAATTATTCCGACATCTCTAAGGCGAGAAGAATGCTCAAGTTTGAACCGGCCTTTGATCTTGAGAAGGGCTTGCAAGAAACATTACTGTATTACAACGCTTCTGTTGATCCCCGTTAA
- a CDS encoding class I SAM-dependent methyltransferase — MTEMKAKASFWEATGRKKITSHHREAAIGSYRYNYTKYLPASKDSLIVDLGCSDGISLQWLAGEGYRNVVGVDSDEVAIAKAGEWIGQGIPQVRLYAMDIVDFVKGLEVGSVDVFLMMNVIEHINKKTLLALIEAIREKLRPEGILIAQTGNIENPMNFGLFARDFTHEIPFTANSLRQLMNLCGFDHAGVHVNPLRYRLTVKNCPLWVSSKVCGISLKLFALAMRIRIDITSPMMYCLAKKRPVNSRVVLE, encoded by the coding sequence ATGACGGAAATGAAAGCTAAAGCATCTTTTTGGGAAGCGACCGGCAGGAAAAAGATTACTTCACATCATCGCGAGGCTGCCATTGGCAGCTATCGGTATAATTATACGAAGTATCTCCCTGCTTCAAAGGATTCACTCATTGTCGATTTAGGATGTAGCGATGGTATATCACTGCAGTGGCTGGCTGGAGAGGGGTATCGTAACGTAGTCGGGGTAGATTCGGATGAGGTTGCTATCGCAAAGGCAGGAGAATGGATAGGCCAAGGCATCCCTCAGGTTCGATTGTACGCTATGGATATTGTAGATTTTGTAAAAGGGCTTGAAGTGGGCAGCGTCGATGTTTTTTTGATGATGAACGTGATCGAACACATCAACAAGAAAACCCTGCTTGCATTGATTGAAGCTATCAGAGAGAAGCTGAGACCTGAAGGGATATTGATTGCCCAGACGGGAAACATCGAGAATCCTATGAATTTTGGCCTTTTTGCAAGGGATTTCACCCATGAGATACCGTTCACAGCTAACAGTCTCAGGCAATTAATGAATCTTTGCGGGTTTGATCACGCAGGCGTCCACGTTAATCCCTTGCGGTATCGGCTTACGGTAAAGAATTGCCCACTGTGGGTTTCGAGCAAAGTATGTGGAATTTCCTTGAAGCTGTTTGCACTCGCCATGCGCATACGCATCGATATCACTTCTCCCATGATGTATTGCCTTGCAAAGAAAAGGCCTGTGAACAGCAGGGTGGTGTTGGAATAA